One Canis lupus baileyi chromosome 1, mCanLup2.hap1, whole genome shotgun sequence genomic window, TCAAGGCTTGCGATGAgtgataaaataaaaggaataaaataagggTAACAAGTGGCACAGTTGGCGGAACTCCTTTAATTGGgcgctcagggcacctgggtggctcagtggttgagcgtctgccttctgctcaggtcatgatcccaggatcctgggatgagtcccgcatcaggctctcctctgcctatatctctgcctctctctgtgtgtctctcacgaataaataaacttaaaagaaaaaattgggtGGTCAAAGGAGGTGGCCGTGAAGAAGCCCCCTTTGAtgacagatggggaagctgagagCCAGGAAAGAATTGAGGACAGATGGAGGTCATGGTGCAAGGCCTTCAGCAGGGTGGGGCTACATTAGATACAGTGGTCAGTGCTCTCGAGAGGATAATTGAGCTCAGCTCTGAATAACAATATGAGGAACCCTCTGGCCTGGAGCAGTACTCCAGGGAGATTAGCATGTGAAGTTCActgggagctgggctggggaCTCTGGGGAGGACAGACCCTGGCCCTGACCTCAGGGGGCTTGTGtccggtgggggtggggaggggagagaggacagtCAACAAATAGATCTATGTTATGATGTGGCCAgtgccaggaagaaaaaaaaaaaaaaacttgtaagggttggagggtggggcagggtgtCGATGCCACTTCAAACAGTGATCAGAACTGAGCTGCTTTGCGGAGGGAAGTTCAAGGAGGCCCCCGTGGAGGGAGGTGACACAGTTGCCTGTTTGCTTTTAATGGTGATTCCAGGTTTTGGAGCAGAGCAGATGGATCTATAGGATCTCAACCCTCCTGGCCTTAAACTATCCCTCAAGGCTCTGGTCTCAGAAAACTAAAGATTTTTAAGTGGGCAAAAGACCCTCTTGGGTCTGATCTCATTTTCTCACAAAACTCAATCACCCATGCCCTCCCCCCTTCCTTGTTATTCTTGAACACACAAGGCTAGCTGGTCCCCTCACCTCCCTCAAGTCTCAATTCCACCATGTTCTACCCTGGAGAAAAGTGAGCCTCCCCCCTTGACCCCAGTAACCCTTTATAATCCCTCCTCGATTTATTTAGCCCCATTGCAACTTGGAAGGCACTCCAAGTTTTGCAGTTACTTCTTTGAGCCTGTCTCCCTCAGAAATAAACTGTGTTAGGCCAgggattcttttctttaaagattttatttattcatgagagacacacagagagaggcagagacataggcagagggagaagcagctccctgcagggtcctgatgcagggctggatcccaaaaccccaagatcatgacctgagctgaaggcagatgctcaaccattgagccactcaggtgccccttattttctgtcttgttcacGGCTCTATCCTCAGTGCTTAGAGCAGAACCCAGTGCACAGTGAATGCTCAAAAAATGTTTGTCCACTGGATTTTTGTTGTAATGCATTTAATGGAACAGTCCCGATTACTCATAGGCGCCCAGGGAGAAACGTGGCCCTTACTGTTATGTCTCTCTCGCCGGGAGTGTGCGTGGGCACCGTGCGCCTTAGTTGCACCCGCCCCTAAAACGGAATCAGAAGTAGCAGTTTGTGTGCGTGGTCGTGAGACCTGGGCGTCATTAAGATTTGGTCCCTAAGAAAATGCAGTGGGCTCGGCTTTGATCAAGCGGGGCTGCCGCCCGGGGCCCCTGCGGGGCCGCCCCAGCCTCTCCcgtcaggccccgccccccgggggcGGAGCCACGGGCCGGGCCAGCACGTGTAAGAGTTCGCCGCGGGTCGCCGCAGTCACTCACCTGAGCGCCACGGACTGAGAGCGCACGGCCCTCGCGTCCtccgcccgccagcccgcccggCCCGCGACCCATGTCCCGCCGCAAGGCCGGCTGCACGCCCCGCCGAGTCGACCCCGCGCCCGCCTCCAGCACCGACGACGAGATGGAGATGCCGGACCTCGTCATCGAAGTGAAGCCCGAGCCAGACGCGCGGCCCCTgcaggccccggggctggggctcTTCTCCCCGAAGGAAGTGCCCGCGCCCGCGCCGGGGCGGTTCGACGGCGAAGCCCGCCACTCCCCCGGGCCCGAGCCCGTGCCCGCCGGGAGCCCTCTCCACGCCCTCGGCGCGCGGAACCAGTGGGCGCTGTGGACGCCGCTGATCGGCAACCCTCGCGGTGagcgccccctgcccctgccccgcctCCCTCCCGCTTCActtggggcggggggcgccctcCTCCAGGCTCCGACCCCCGACCCCCTACCCCCGGCCCGGCCTTATTTCTCCTGCCAGGTCCCGGCCTCCAGCCCCCATTCTGACCTTTGGGTTTTCCCTCACCGTcggcacccccagcccccatcctGGCCCCACCCCACGCTTACCACCCGCTTCCTCCCAGCAGACCGCCAGCCCTGGACGGACAaacacccagatctgttgacctGCGGCCGTTGCCTGCAGACCTTTCCGTTGGAGGCCATCACTGCTTTCATGGACCACAAGAAGTTGGACTGTCAGCTTTTTAgaggccccagcccctgccagggCTCAGGTGAGTCAAGCCGGGATGCAGTCCCCCTCTCAAGCTCAAAGGCCCGGCTTCCTGTGGGAGAAGGGGCTGAGCTGGACAGGCGGGGCAGTGAGCACTACTTCCCCTTTCTCGCTCCCCTTCGGGTGCAGCCTAGGCGTGGCCAGGGCCTGCCCTGTCCTAGGGCTGGGACTAGTGGTgagcggggtgggtgggggtgggggctgggcatgGAGGAGGGCCGCCCACAGGGTGTGGCCAGCCCCTGAAGCCTGGTCTGGGGAtttgccacacacacacccccaatcTGGTTTCACTTCTCCTTCCCCATGGCCAGAAATAACTGGCCAGGTGGCTGGACCAGTGTGGCAGTAGGGGGACCTCTGGGGAGGGCagcagcctgggggaggggaagctgaGGACAACTGGAAGAGGCATGgctgccccctcccacctcttGATTGCTTCTGATTGAGGAGCTAGTGCATTCGCTCAGAGCCCCGGAAGGGGCTTCTGGCTTTCCTCTCTGATGGAATCTCCCAGCCCTGCACGCTGGGAAGCCCCTGGTTTGGGTCAGGTCCTGGGTGTCTGGACACCTGGGTTCCTTCCCTTGGGAGGGAATGAGCCCTTAACTTGGTGCTAGACTCGTGGTGAGCTTTTGGTCATCACAGGCTGAGGCTCCTCCAAACCTATAAATTTCCATCCCCTGGCCCATGCCCAGGATTTTTGGGAAATGGAATTCTATTaaggcctgggctgggggtggtTGGGGGGAGGGTCCTGTagtggggccgggggaggggctgagaaTCAGCTGTAGACTTGAAGCCAGCAGGTGGTCTGGTGGCCTAGGGAGGGGCCTTGATGGAATCACTGGAACACTCCCAGGTGCTTGGACTTGGAGCCCTGTGGGCACCTCAACCACGTGAGCTCAGCTCCTGTTTATTGAGGGCGCACAGGGACCAAAATATTCAGTTCTCCGTTCATGGTCACAACAACCCTAGAAAGGACAGGATCTTTGGGGGCCCCATATTCTAACACATGAGAAACCTGAGGACCAGAGAGGAGTGTttctcacccaaggtcacacagctagggaaCGGGAGAGGTCAGGCCAGGCTGACACCCACCAGCCCCCATCTGTGCTCCTGCCCCTGGCTAGACTGGCTAGAATTTGAAAAGTAAAGGCAAATGCTTTACTGGGAGTACCTGGAAGGTCTAGAGAAAACATCCAGTTTGTGGGGGGTTTTTAATTTGAGGTCTGTGCAGGGGGACCTACCTTACTGACCCACCCCGACCTCTAGGTGGCTGCTAGGGCTTCTCCCCACTTGTTGGGCCTTGGCCCCCTCTTCTACAAAGTAGGGAACAGGAGACCCTGCATGGGACCCATGAACTTGGGAGCCTTGCACAGAAACCCGCTCAGTAATCAATCCAGCAATCTTTCCTGAAAACCTGTCTTGCCCTCCCTGGGTCTGTGGGCTGAACCCCCAACTCCACCTTTCCAAGCTTGTGACCTGGGGGAAACGTCTTGGCCTGTTTTACCATCTGGAAGAAAATGAGAGGTTTTAATTCTCGCTTAGGTGGAAAGTGGAATGAGTGGCGGGGTGATGGCTGGTGCCCAGCATGGGGAGATTGGTCCAGTCTCCAGTAAGGCCGTCCTGACCCCCTCCACTCCCCATCTCTGCTAGAAAATAGCACTCCTCTGTCCCCCACTCTGCTTTCACTTTCTTGAAGATTTTCCAACACAGAAAGGATCCCCAGATAGCCCCCATCCACTCCACAGGTTTTTCTCACTAGTCTGTCCACTCACTTCTGAACCTCAGCTTCTGAAGACAGGGAATGCATTCTCAGCCCCTGGAACAGGGCCATTCTTGCAGCAGGCAGCCAACTGGCAGGTGCGAGTGGGACTTCTGCTTTCACGCATCTCCCTAACAGCCAGCCCTTCTCTTTGCAGAGCGCAAGGACCCCAAGGCCCTGAGCTGCTTCCGCTGCGGGAGGCAGTTCACGGGGGCCTGGAAACTGCTGCGCCATGCCCAGTGGGACCACGGACTGTCCATCTACCAGACGGAAGCTGAGGCCCCAGAGGCCCCACTACTGGGCCTGGCCGAGGTAGCTGCTGCTGTGTCGGCCGTGGTGGGGCCCGAAGCGGAGGCCCAGGGCCCCCGAATGAGCATCGTCCCCAGGCGGAGCCCCACCTGCCCTGTGTGCGCAAAGACCCTCAGCTCCTTCAGTAACCTCAAGGTGCACATGCGCTCACACACCGGCGAGCGGCCCTATGCCTGTGACCAGTGTCCCTATACCTGTACCCAGAGCAGCAAGCTCAACCGCCACAAGAAGACCCAccggcagccccagccccagagcccctGCAGGGCTGAAGCCAGTCAGGAACAGGCCTCTGCCACTGCCCCTCCTGAGCCAGCTGCTCACGCTGCAGCCCCAGCCAGCACCCTCCCATGTGGTAGAGGTGGGGAGGGTGCCGGGGCCGCTGCCACTGCAGGCGTCCAGGAACCGGGGGCTCCTGGCGGTGGGGCTCAAGTAGGCCCTGGTGGGGCCAGCTGGGGACCTAACACCAAGGTAGAGAGAACTGAACCTGCTAAGAGTGAGCTGTCCCCAAAGAAGATGCCAAAGCCAGTGGGCAAGAGCCGCGGGCCTGGGGGCAGCTGTGAGTTCTGCGGGAAGCACTTTACCAACAGCAGCAACCTGACGGTGCACCGGCGCTCCCACACGGGCGAGCGGCCCTACTCCTGCGAGCTCTGCTCCTATGCCTGTGCCCAGAGCAGCAAGCTCAATCGCCACCGCCGCATGCATGGCCTGGGGCCCGGCAGCCCCCGCTTCGAGTGTCCCCATTGCTGTGTGCCCTTCGGCCTGCGGGCCACCCTGGACAAACACCTGCGGCAGAAGCACCccgaggtgggtggggaggcctGAGCCTTGGGCAcaccctccctgctgctcctggTACCACTGGGGCTGCCGCTCGTTCATCTCCTTGTCCTTTCTCTGCTGCAAGT contains:
- the ZNF296 gene encoding zinc finger protein 296, which codes for MSRRKAGCTPRRVDPAPASSTDDEMEMPDLVIEVKPEPDARPLQAPGLGLFSPKEVPAPAPGRFDGEARHSPGPEPVPAGSPLHALGARNQWALWTPLIGNPRDRQPWTDKHPDLLTCGRCLQTFPLEAITAFMDHKKLDCQLFRGPSPCQGSERKDPKALSCFRCGRQFTGAWKLLRHAQWDHGLSIYQTEAEAPEAPLLGLAEVAAAVSAVVGPEAEAQGPRMSIVPRRSPTCPVCAKTLSSFSNLKVHMRSHTGERPYACDQCPYTCTQSSKLNRHKKTHRQPQPQSPCRAEASQEQASATAPPEPAAHAAAPASTLPCGRGGEGAGAAATAGVQEPGAPGGGAQVGPGGASWGPNTKVERTEPAKSELSPKKMPKPVGKSRGPGGSCEFCGKHFTNSSNLTVHRRSHTGERPYSCELCSYACAQSSKLNRHRRMHGLGPGSPRFECPHCCVPFGLRATLDKHLRQKHPEVGGEA